In Candidatus Desulforudis audaxviator MP104C, a genomic segment contains:
- the fusA gene encoding elongation factor G, with protein MARVFPLERTRNIGIMAHIDAGKTTTTERILFYTGRVHRIGEVDDGAATMDWMVQEQERGITITSAATTCYWRDYRINIIDTPGHVDFTVEVERSLRVLDGAIAVFDAVAGVEPQSETVWRQADKYRVPRIVYLNKMDRVGADFFKSMQSIKTKLGSDPVAVQIPLGAEDRFVGMIDLVTRKAFIYTDDLGTKIKEIPIPADLTGVVAEYREKLLEMVAETDEELMIKYLNGEELTVEDIKIGIRKATLAVKKFPVLCGSSYRNKGVQPLLDAVVDYLPAPTDVPAVCGIDQRTGREDRRVARDDEPFSALAFKVMVDPYVGKLTFFRVYSGTVNSGSHVYNSTKQKKERIGRLLQMHANHREEIEAAHAGDIIGAVGLKFTSTGDTLSDEEHPIILEAMEFPEPVISIAIEPKTKGDQDKMGVALQRLAEEDPTFKIQSNEETGQTLISGMGELHLEIIVDRLLREFKVQANIGRPQVAYKETIKGIAQAEGRFIRQTGGRGQYGHVVIVVEPLDRGKGFAFSNQIVGGVVPKEFIPAVETGVREALTSGVLFGYPVADVKVSLVDGSYHPVDSSEVAFKIAASMAVKKAVANASPVLLEPIMRVEVVLPEDYVGDVISDLNSRRGHITQMEHQGKTQIVRADVPLAEMFGYATELRSRTQGRGNHTMQFDHYAEVPQNIADKMIRKY; from the coding sequence ATGGCCCGGGTGTTTCCGCTCGAAAGGACACGGAACATCGGCATAATGGCCCACATCGACGCCGGTAAGACCACCACGACCGAGCGGATACTGTTCTATACCGGTAGAGTGCACCGGATCGGTGAGGTCGATGACGGTGCGGCGACTATGGACTGGATGGTGCAGGAGCAGGAACGTGGAATTACAATCACCTCCGCGGCTACCACCTGTTACTGGCGCGACTACCGGATCAACATTATTGATACACCAGGGCACGTGGACTTCACGGTTGAGGTTGAGCGCTCTCTGCGGGTGCTTGACGGGGCGATTGCTGTGTTTGACGCGGTGGCCGGGGTGGAACCCCAGTCCGAAACCGTCTGGCGTCAGGCCGACAAGTACCGTGTGCCGCGGATCGTCTACCTGAACAAGATGGACCGGGTGGGCGCCGACTTCTTCAAGAGCATGCAGTCGATCAAGACCAAACTCGGTTCCGACCCGGTGGCCGTCCAGATCCCGTTGGGCGCCGAAGACCGGTTCGTGGGCATGATCGACCTCGTCACCCGGAAGGCTTTCATCTACACGGACGACCTGGGCACCAAGATCAAGGAAATCCCCATCCCGGCCGACCTTACGGGGGTAGTGGCCGAATACCGGGAGAAACTGCTGGAAATGGTCGCCGAAACCGACGAAGAGCTGATGATAAAGTACCTGAACGGGGAAGAACTCACCGTGGAGGACATCAAGATCGGCATCCGCAAAGCCACCCTTGCGGTCAAGAAGTTCCCGGTACTGTGCGGCTCGTCCTACCGGAACAAGGGCGTGCAGCCGCTGCTGGACGCCGTGGTCGATTACCTCCCCGCGCCGACCGATGTGCCCGCTGTCTGCGGTATTGACCAGCGGACCGGCCGGGAGGACCGGCGCGTGGCCCGGGACGACGAGCCGTTTTCGGCCTTGGCCTTTAAAGTGATGGTGGACCCATACGTAGGCAAGCTGACTTTTTTCCGGGTCTATTCCGGTACCGTCAATTCAGGTTCCCACGTCTACAATTCCACCAAGCAAAAGAAAGAGCGGATCGGCCGGCTCTTGCAAATGCACGCCAACCACCGCGAAGAGATCGAGGCTGCCCATGCCGGCGACATCATCGGGGCGGTCGGCTTGAAATTCACCTCCACCGGCGATACGCTCTCGGACGAAGAACACCCGATCATCCTGGAAGCGATGGAATTTCCGGAGCCGGTCATTTCCATTGCCATCGAGCCTAAAACCAAGGGCGACCAGGACAAAATGGGTGTGGCCCTGCAGCGCCTGGCTGAAGAGGACCCGACTTTTAAAATCCAGTCGAATGAGGAAACCGGCCAGACCCTGATTTCCGGGATGGGTGAGTTGCATCTGGAAATCATCGTGGACCGCCTGCTGCGGGAATTCAAGGTCCAGGCCAATATCGGCCGTCCTCAGGTAGCGTATAAGGAAACCATTAAGGGCATCGCCCAGGCCGAGGGCCGGTTCATCCGCCAGACCGGCGGCCGCGGGCAATACGGCCACGTGGTTATCGTCGTCGAACCATTGGACCGCGGTAAAGGCTTCGCGTTTTCAAACCAAATTGTCGGCGGGGTGGTGCCGAAAGAGTTTATCCCGGCCGTGGAAACCGGTGTCCGGGAGGCGCTCACGAGCGGCGTGCTCTTTGGGTACCCGGTGGCGGACGTCAAAGTGAGCTTGGTCGACGGATCCTACCACCCGGTGGATTCATCCGAGGTGGCCTTTAAAATCGCAGCCTCAATGGCTGTGAAAAAGGCGGTCGCCAATGCCTCACCGGTCTTACTGGAACCCATCATGCGTGTGGAAGTGGTTTTGCCGGAGGATTATGTCGGAGACGTCATCAGTGATCTTAACTCCCGGCGGGGCCACATCACCCAGATGGAACACCAGGGGAAAACCCAGATCGTGCGCGCCGACGTGCCGCTGGCCGAGATGTTCGGCTATGCGACCGAACTCCGTTCCCGCACCCAGGGGCGGGGCAACCATACAATGCAGTTCGACCACTACGCCGAGGTTCCGCAGAACATCGCGGACAAAATGATCCGCAAATACTAA
- the rpsL gene encoding 30S ribosomal protein S12: MPTISQLIRRGRETVAQKSASPALRECPQKRGVCTRVYTTTPKKPNSALRKVARVRLTNGYEVTTYIPGIGHNLQEHSVVLVRGGRVKDLPGVRYHIVRGALDTAGVQNRNRGRSKYGAKRPKK, translated from the coding sequence ATGCCGACGATCAGTCAATTGATACGCCGGGGCCGGGAAACCGTAGCTCAAAAATCGGCCTCGCCGGCACTCAGGGAGTGCCCGCAGAAGCGCGGGGTCTGCACGCGCGTGTACACCACAACGCCCAAGAAGCCGAACTCAGCGCTGCGTAAAGTGGCCCGTGTCCGTCTGACCAATGGGTATGAGGTCACCACGTACATTCCGGGTATCGGACACAACCTGCAGGAGCACTCGGTGGTCCTGGTCCGGGGTGGCCGGGTCAAGGACCTGCCCGGAGTGCGTTATCATATCGTCCGCGGGGCCCTGGACACCGCCGGGGTCCAGAACCGGAACCGGGGGCGTTCCAAATACGGGGCCAAGAGGCCCAAGAAGTAA
- a CDS encoding L7Ae/L30e/S12e/Gadd45 family ribosomal protein — translation MSLARIAAARKKTVGFRQTLKAIQKGQARAVFVALDADRWVIDPIIQVCQAKGIPLIQVESMRELGSACGISVNCATAAVTEE, via the coding sequence TTGTCATTAGCCAGAATTGCGGCGGCCCGCAAGAAAACGGTCGGTTTCAGGCAGACTTTAAAGGCGATTCAAAAAGGGCAGGCCCGGGCGGTATTCGTGGCCCTGGACGCCGATCGCTGGGTGATCGACCCGATTATTCAGGTCTGTCAGGCCAAAGGGATACCTTTGATCCAGGTCGAGTCGATGCGGGAGCTGGGTAGTGCCTGTGGGATTTCGGTGAACTGTGCCACCGCGGCGGTCACGGAGGAGTAG
- the rpsG gene encoding 30S ribosomal protein S7, with the protein MPRRGAVPKREAVADPVYGSKMLTKLINQVMLDGKRSVAEAICYGALDIVRRKTGREPLEVLEQAMKNVMPIVETRPRRVGGANYQVPVEVRADRRQTLGVRWITSFARQRPGKSMKEKLAAEIMDAANGVGGAVKKKEDTHRMAEANKAFAHYRW; encoded by the coding sequence GTGCCACGCAGAGGAGCCGTCCCGAAAAGGGAAGCCGTGGCGGACCCGGTATACGGCAGCAAGATGCTGACCAAGCTGATCAATCAGGTGATGCTGGATGGAAAACGCAGTGTCGCCGAAGCGATCTGTTACGGTGCTCTGGACATTGTCCGACGGAAGACCGGGCGTGAACCGCTGGAGGTCCTGGAGCAGGCGATGAAAAACGTGATGCCGATCGTGGAGACCCGGCCGCGGCGGGTGGGCGGCGCCAACTACCAGGTGCCGGTCGAGGTCCGCGCGGACCGGAGGCAAACCCTGGGAGTACGCTGGATAACTTCCTTTGCCCGTCAGAGGCCGGGCAAGAGCATGAAGGAAAAACTGGCGGCCGAGATTATGGACGCTGCGAACGGCGTAGGCGGTGCGGTGAAAAAGAAAGAGGACACGCACCGGATGGCGGAGGCAAATAAAGCTTTTGCGCACTACAGGTGGTAA